The Altererythrobacter sp. CAU 1644 genome has a window encoding:
- a CDS encoding acyl-CoA dehydrogenase family protein: MATAAALENQIRTIDPDEERAFLDAIDRWLEREVIPVIQHHDHGDIWPEKLVEQMAEMGLFGATIGQEYGGLGLPATTYAKIVMRISSYWMAITGIFNSHLIMAAAVERFGTPEQKAKWLPKFATGEIRGGLALTEPNAGTDLQAIRSVAVRDGDDYVINGTKTWISNALNGSCFAMLVKTDPKAEPRYKGMSLFIADKRDGLTNGKKFDKLGYKAIDSAELIMEDYRIPADQLIGGVEGQGFFQATGGLELGRINVAARGVGLAEGSLRLATEYAQQRETMGKPIAEHQAIQLKIGEMATRARAARLLTLDAAEAYDRGERCDKEAGMAKFFASEAAVENSQEAMRVYGGYSYSKEYDIERYYRDSMLMCIGEGTNEMQRIIIAKQHFKENPI, encoded by the coding sequence ATGGCAACCGCAGCGGCATTGGAAAACCAGATACGGACGATCGATCCGGACGAGGAACGCGCCTTCCTCGACGCGATCGACCGCTGGCTGGAGCGCGAGGTGATCCCGGTCATCCAGCACCACGATCACGGCGATATCTGGCCCGAGAAGCTGGTCGAACAGATGGCCGAGATGGGTCTGTTCGGCGCCACCATCGGGCAGGAATACGGTGGCCTCGGCCTGCCTGCCACGACCTATGCCAAGATCGTGATGCGCATTTCCAGCTACTGGATGGCGATCACCGGCATCTTCAATTCGCACCTCATCATGGCGGCCGCGGTCGAGCGCTTCGGCACGCCGGAGCAGAAGGCCAAGTGGCTGCCCAAGTTCGCCACCGGCGAAATTCGCGGCGGGCTGGCGCTGACCGAACCCAACGCCGGCACCGACCTGCAGGCGATCCGCAGCGTCGCGGTGCGAGATGGCGACGACTACGTGATCAACGGCACCAAGACGTGGATTTCTAACGCGCTCAACGGCTCATGCTTCGCCATGCTGGTGAAGACCGATCCCAAGGCTGAGCCGCGCTACAAGGGCATGAGCCTGTTCATCGCCGACAAGCGGGATGGCCTCACCAACGGCAAGAAATTCGACAAGCTTGGCTACAAGGCGATCGACAGCGCCGAACTGATCATGGAGGACTACCGCATCCCCGCCGACCAGCTCATCGGTGGGGTCGAGGGGCAGGGCTTCTTCCAGGCGACCGGCGGGCTCGAGCTGGGCCGGATCAATGTCGCTGCGCGCGGCGTCGGGCTTGCCGAAGGCTCGCTGCGGCTGGCGACCGAATATGCGCAACAGCGCGAGACGATGGGCAAGCCTATCGCGGAGCACCAGGCGATCCAGCTCAAGATCGGCGAGATGGCGACCCGGGCGCGGGCTGCGCGGCTCCTGACGCTTGATGCCGCCGAAGCCTATGACCGGGGCGAGCGCTGCGACAAGGAAGCGGGCATGGCGAAGTTCTTCGCCTCCGAAGCCGCGGTCGAAAACAGCCAGGAGGCGATGCGCGTCTATGGCGGCTACTCCTATTCCAAGGAGTACGACATCGAGCGCTATTATCGCGACAGCATGCTGATGTGTATCGGGGAGGGAACCAACGAGATGCAGCGGATCATCATCGCCAAGCAGCACTTCAAAGAAAACCCGATCTAG
- a CDS encoding phenylacetate--CoA ligase family protein, with protein MTYPTYFEALDARQMLADYPVGEGFIARYKSMSRDELFAIQDAQFQRLMKRGWDVPFYRRLWSAQGIEPGDIAGLADIGKLPVYDKSDLMASIAEHPPYGDFHGMGDPATRRPSVFHTTSGTTGKPQVLMFGPKGREVGNLLVGRMYRWMGLEPTDVVQSVYGHGMINGGHYIREAVTKFTNSIFLSAGTGIETRSVNQVRLMADFGVTCLVGFVDYIRKLAETAEAEGLFDQISIKMIIGHLGTEDRSATEQAWHGAKAYDWYGVGDTGSIAGEGPERDGMYVWEDAQYLELLGVDDGKPVAHGETGDMVVTCLYKDDVAPCIRFNTHDITHELDGRGEIAFKRIAGFRGRSDNMVKLRGINVFPHAIGAIIENRADLTGEYVCHLTRDDSGRDSMRVTLESRGGSDRGALAEVLKQGLGVEVDVVLCEPGGTASVTEIDTRQKPLRLIDERAG; from the coding sequence ATGACCTACCCGACCTATTTCGAAGCCCTCGACGCCAGGCAGATGCTCGCCGATTACCCGGTCGGCGAGGGATTCATCGCGCGCTACAAATCGATGAGCCGCGACGAGCTGTTTGCGATCCAGGATGCCCAGTTCCAGCGGCTGATGAAGCGCGGCTGGGACGTGCCCTTCTACCGGCGGCTGTGGAGCGCGCAGGGTATCGAGCCGGGCGACATCGCGGGGCTGGCCGACATCGGCAAGCTGCCGGTCTACGACAAGTCCGACCTGATGGCGTCGATCGCCGAGCATCCGCCCTATGGCGATTTCCACGGGATGGGCGATCCCGCGACGCGCAGACCCTCGGTCTTCCACACCACCAGCGGCACCACCGGCAAGCCGCAGGTGCTGATGTTCGGGCCGAAGGGGCGCGAGGTCGGCAACCTGCTGGTCGGGCGCATGTATCGCTGGATGGGGCTGGAGCCGACCGATGTCGTCCAGTCGGTCTATGGCCACGGTATGATCAACGGCGGTCACTACATCCGCGAGGCGGTGACCAAGTTCACCAATTCAATCTTTCTCTCGGCGGGCACGGGCATCGAGACCCGCAGCGTCAACCAGGTTCGGCTGATGGCCGATTTCGGCGTCACCTGCCTCGTCGGCTTCGTCGACTATATCCGCAAGCTGGCCGAGACGGCCGAGGCAGAGGGTCTGTTTGACCAGATCTCGATCAAGATGATCATCGGGCATCTCGGCACGGAGGATCGCTCCGCCACCGAACAGGCGTGGCACGGCGCCAAGGCCTATGACTGGTACGGCGTGGGCGACACGGGTTCGATCGCGGGCGAGGGGCCCGAACGCGACGGCATGTATGTGTGGGAAGACGCGCAATATCTGGAACTGCTGGGCGTCGATGACGGCAAGCCCGTGGCGCATGGCGAAACCGGCGACATGGTCGTGACCTGCCTCTACAAGGACGACGTCGCGCCCTGCATCCGCTTTAACACGCACGACATCACGCATGAGCTCGACGGGCGCGGCGAGATCGCCTTCAAGCGGATCGCGGGCTTCCGCGGGCGCAGCGACAACATGGTCAAGTTGCGCGGGATCAACGTCTTCCCGCACGCCATCGGCGCGATCATCGAGAACCGCGCGGACCTGACGGGCGAATACGTCTGCCACCTCACCCGTGACGACAGCGGGCGCGATTCGATGCGCGTTACGCTCGAAAGCCGGGGCGGCAGCGACCGGGGCGCGCTGGCCGAGGTACTGAAGCAGGGATTGGGCGTCGAAGTCGACGTGGTCCTTTGCGAGCCGGGCGGCACTGCCTCTGTGACCGAGATCGACACGCGGCAGAAGCCGCTGCGCCTGATCGACGAGCGCGCCGGATGA
- a CDS encoding MmgE/PrpD family protein → MSPTQRLLEFAGADHTLPEQVRADTARLLADTLAVGAAGANAPGADAILAAARAMGSGAEARLIGTDERLPAPAAAFVNGYRIHCLEWDAVHEPAVVHALSTVVAALGAAIDRKGGCDPEEALAALAIGVDVAAGLGLAASSGLTFFRPATAGVMGAALAVARIDGAPLADTLGIAYSSAAGTMQAHVEGLATLPFQIANAARAAVTASDLARAGFPGPKHPLEGEFGYFALFEDGDLSRYTDRLGVVWRISEVSVKPFPSGRASHGALGKLEELALDPEAVERIELACPPLIRRLVSRPYQPDMTPAYARLCLQWLGSLMLTDGRIDPRRFTAEHMADPALAALAQRFVLVPDGNENPNALFPQALVVTLKDGSQERHEIAATLGSPANPLSPQQAQHRLALARELAPPDADPRIFDDPLSYFTKAL, encoded by the coding sequence GTGAGCCCCACGCAGCGCCTTCTCGAATTCGCGGGTGCCGACCACACCCTGCCGGAACAAGTACGGGCCGATACGGCGCGCCTGCTGGCCGATACTCTGGCGGTGGGCGCGGCGGGTGCGAACGCACCGGGAGCCGACGCGATACTCGCTGCCGCCCGGGCAATGGGATCGGGCGCGGAGGCGCGCCTGATCGGTACCGATGAACGCCTGCCTGCGCCAGCGGCGGCGTTCGTCAATGGCTACCGCATTCACTGCCTCGAATGGGATGCAGTGCACGAGCCCGCCGTGGTCCATGCGCTCAGCACCGTTGTCGCCGCGCTCGGTGCCGCGATCGACCGGAAGGGCGGCTGCGATCCGGAGGAAGCGCTGGCGGCGCTCGCCATCGGCGTCGACGTGGCCGCGGGGCTGGGCCTTGCCGCTAGCAGCGGGCTGACCTTCTTCCGCCCCGCTACAGCGGGCGTGATGGGCGCCGCGCTCGCCGTAGCGCGGATCGACGGCGCGCCGCTCGCTGACACGCTCGGTATTGCCTATTCCTCCGCCGCCGGGACGATGCAGGCGCATGTCGAGGGGCTGGCGACATTGCCGTTCCAGATCGCCAACGCCGCCCGCGCTGCCGTCACCGCGAGCGACCTCGCCCGCGCCGGTTTCCCCGGCCCGAAACACCCGCTGGAGGGCGAGTTCGGCTATTTCGCGCTGTTCGAGGATGGCGACCTGTCGCGCTACACCGATCGCCTTGGCGTGGTCTGGCGGATCAGCGAAGTGAGCGTGAAGCCATTCCCCTCGGGCCGCGCCAGCCACGGCGCGCTTGGGAAACTGGAAGAACTCGCACTCGATCCCGAAGCCGTCGAACGCATCGAGCTTGCCTGCCCGCCGCTGATCCGGCGGCTCGTTTCGCGACCCTACCAGCCCGACATGACGCCCGCCTATGCGCGGCTCTGCTTGCAGTGGCTCGGCTCGCTGATGCTGACCGATGGCCGCATCGACCCGCGCCGCTTCACGGCCGAGCACATGGCCGATCCCGCCCTCGCAGCGCTCGCGCAGCGCTTCGTACTCGTGCCCGATGGCAATGAGAATCCCAATGCGCTCTTCCCGCAAGCGCTGGTGGTGACGCTGAAGGACGGATCGCAGGAGCGCCACGAGATTGCTGCGACGCTCGGCAGCCCCGCCAATCCGCTTTCGCCCCAGCAGGCGCAGCACCGCTTGGCGCTCGCTCGCGAACTCGCTCCGCCCGATGCCGACCCGCGCATCTTCGACGATCCGCTGTCCTATTTCACGAAAGCCCTATGA
- a CDS encoding CaiB/BaiF CoA transferase family protein translates to MGKLSGIRVVDLTQFLPGPMMTVMMADQGAEVIKVEPAAGDPARVQAPFDTYDGAEQSVWFANLNRGKSSQVLDLKSEQGKARLRDLVAGADVFVEGFRPGVMKRLGFDYDSVRAIKPDIVYCSISAFGQEGALAHHPAHDMAVQALAGFLSVNDGPDGTPVVPGAPSADMAAGLTALSAVLMALVGRERTGEGAYIDCAMFDSMLPWCAHTAGSAIAGGKSPKSQSQRSLGGAGFYQVYETSDGKHVVLGGRELHFARNLLTALGREDLIPIADQPAGEQGELIAFLRESFATKSRAEWVDWFADKDVAFSPVLDFREAFDEPHIGERGLLVEGAGGGRHIAPPIRFAGEDWSPGKVPELDSGGPG, encoded by the coding sequence ATGGGAAAACTTAGCGGAATCAGAGTCGTCGACCTTACCCAGTTCCTGCCCGGCCCGATGATGACGGTGATGATGGCCGATCAGGGTGCAGAGGTGATCAAGGTCGAACCGGCGGCCGGGGATCCGGCGCGGGTGCAGGCGCCATTCGATACATATGACGGTGCAGAGCAATCGGTCTGGTTTGCCAACCTCAATCGCGGCAAGTCGAGCCAGGTGCTCGATCTCAAGAGCGAGCAGGGCAAAGCGCGCCTGCGCGATCTGGTCGCCGGCGCGGATGTGTTCGTCGAGGGGTTTCGCCCCGGCGTGATGAAGCGGCTCGGCTTCGATTACGACAGCGTAAGGGCGATCAAGCCTGACATCGTCTATTGTTCGATTTCCGCCTTTGGGCAGGAGGGCGCGCTGGCGCACCATCCCGCGCACGACATGGCAGTGCAGGCGCTGGCCGGGTTCCTGTCGGTCAATGACGGGCCGGATGGCACGCCGGTGGTCCCAGGCGCGCCCAGTGCGGACATGGCCGCAGGGCTGACGGCGCTATCGGCCGTGCTGATGGCGCTGGTCGGGCGCGAGCGGACGGGCGAGGGCGCCTATATCGATTGCGCCATGTTCGACAGCATGCTGCCGTGGTGCGCGCATACCGCCGGGAGCGCCATAGCAGGCGGCAAAAGCCCGAAATCGCAGTCGCAGCGCTCGCTTGGCGGCGCGGGCTTTTACCAGGTCTACGAGACGAGCGACGGAAAACATGTCGTGCTGGGTGGGCGCGAGCTTCATTTCGCGCGCAACCTCCTCACTGCACTGGGGCGCGAGGACCTGATCCCCATCGCCGACCAGCCAGCAGGCGAACAGGGCGAGTTGATCGCTTTCCTGCGCGAGAGTTTTGCGACGAAATCCCGCGCCGAATGGGTCGACTGGTTTGCCGACAAGGATGTCGCTTTCTCGCCCGTGCTCGACTTTCGCGAAGCATTCGACGAGCCGCATATCGGCGAGCGCGGCCTGTTGGTCGAAGGTGCAGGTGGAGGCAGGCACATCGCTCCGCCGATCCGGTTTGCGGGTGAAGATTGGTCGCCCGGGAAGGTGCCGGAGCTGGATTCGGGTGGGCCCGGATGA
- a CDS encoding MmgE/PrpD family protein produces the protein MSDPLLAILVRTLARPVGKSERQRARLHLLDWLACVAGARDTEAGHLGSAISSQPWERATYLGNVLEMDDVHRTALLHPGPVVWPAAMSMASASIEQRLDAAARGYEAMIAIGAAFDAHHYAHWHPTATMGVFGACAAFGSLIGFAPIEYANALGNAGSVAGGLWHMRHDDVLTKQWHIYHAVRTGRDAALHVHYGATGPQGVLEGPQGLFAAMTETPGDLASNGDGWLIDQVSFKPWAACRHAHPAIDAAMELRQAGKLEAPFAVETYADALAFCDRPDPKTELDAKFSLQHAVAVVADGRSAEPQDFTEDAISALAGLRAQVTVAEDPGITARYPAHFGARVNGLELVDTLGDPERPVGEKEIVAKLHSLAKWGGLTEAQAERAVSLALHGDDAAALDSLLEEWTR, from the coding sequence ATGAGCGACCCGCTGCTCGCAATACTTGTCCGGACCTTAGCGCGGCCCGTCGGCAAAAGCGAGCGCCAGCGCGCGCGTCTCCACCTTCTCGACTGGCTTGCCTGTGTTGCCGGCGCCCGCGACACCGAAGCGGGCCATCTCGGCAGCGCGATTTCCTCCCAGCCGTGGGAACGGGCGACCTATCTCGGCAATGTGCTCGAGATGGACGATGTGCACCGCACCGCCTTGCTCCATCCCGGCCCGGTCGTGTGGCCCGCGGCGATGAGCATGGCCAGCGCATCGATCGAGCAGCGGCTCGACGCAGCGGCGCGCGGTTACGAGGCGATGATCGCGATCGGTGCAGCGTTCGATGCGCATCACTATGCTCACTGGCACCCGACCGCGACCATGGGCGTGTTCGGTGCTTGCGCGGCGTTCGGTTCGCTGATCGGTTTCGCCCCGATCGAGTATGCCAATGCGCTTGGCAACGCCGGATCGGTGGCTGGCGGATTGTGGCACATGCGACACGACGATGTGCTGACCAAGCAGTGGCATATCTATCATGCAGTGCGAACCGGCAGGGATGCCGCGCTGCATGTCCACTATGGCGCGACCGGGCCGCAAGGCGTTCTCGAAGGTCCGCAGGGGCTGTTTGCGGCGATGACCGAGACACCGGGTGACCTCGCATCGAACGGAGACGGCTGGCTGATCGATCAGGTCAGTTTCAAGCCCTGGGCCGCCTGCCGCCATGCGCATCCGGCCATCGATGCGGCGATGGAACTGCGCCAGGCCGGCAAACTGGAGGCGCCCTTTGCGGTCGAAACCTACGCCGATGCGCTGGCCTTTTGCGACCGGCCCGATCCGAAGACCGAACTCGATGCCAAGTTCTCGCTGCAGCATGCCGTGGCGGTAGTGGCGGATGGCAGAAGTGCCGAGCCGCAGGATTTCACCGAGGACGCGATTTCCGCGCTCGCCGGGCTGCGTGCGCAGGTGACGGTTGCTGAAGATCCGGGGATCACTGCCCGCTATCCGGCGCATTTCGGCGCGCGGGTCAACGGGCTCGAACTGGTCGACACGCTCGGCGATCCCGAGCGACCGGTCGGCGAGAAGGAGATTGTCGCCAAGCTGCACAGCCTCGCCAAATGGGGTGGACTGACCGAGGCGCAGGCAGAGCGGGCGGTCTCGTTGGCCCTACACGGCGACGACGCTGCTGCACTCGACAGTCTGCTCGAGGAGTGGACGCGGTGA
- a CDS encoding CaiB/BaiF CoA transferase family protein, which yields MHLPLSGFRVISAEQYGAGPYGTMFLAQMGAEVIKIEPPGKQGADGRRVGAGDTARAVGPHFLREGESTYFQSFNLNKRSLTLDLGSEQGQGILRKLAATCDVVANNMRGDLPARLGLDYASLKDVNPAIVCAHLSAYGRDNARAKWPGYDYLMQAEAGYCQMTGEPGGDPQRMGLSMVDFITGTIFCIGLLGALVDAQRSGKGRDVDTDLLSAAVHQTSYPALWYMNHGDETQRTPRSAHPTATPSQMFKAADGWMFVMCQLPKFWDILLERLGREDLRADPRFASNALRLQNRAVLTELLDAHFSQQPMAHWQELLAGFVPVAPVYELGAALDNPWLEEIGMRDRVAHPDNPDLQVLASPLKFDGKRPPNRAAPLLGADSDALLEQLGYGPEEIDSLRANGVI from the coding sequence ATGCACCTTCCGCTTTCCGGCTTCCGCGTCATCAGCGCGGAACAATACGGCGCGGGCCCCTATGGCACGATGTTTCTCGCGCAGATGGGCGCCGAGGTTATCAAGATCGAACCGCCCGGCAAGCAGGGCGCCGATGGCAGGCGCGTGGGCGCAGGCGATACGGCGCGCGCAGTCGGGCCTCATTTCCTGCGCGAAGGCGAGAGCACCTATTTTCAGAGCTTCAATCTCAACAAGCGCTCGCTGACGCTCGATCTCGGGAGCGAGCAGGGCCAGGGGATCCTGCGCAAGCTCGCAGCGACCTGCGACGTCGTCGCCAACAATATGCGCGGCGATCTGCCCGCGCGGCTCGGGCTGGATTACGCCTCGTTGAAAGACGTCAATCCGGCGATCGTCTGCGCGCATCTGTCGGCCTATGGCCGCGACAACGCCCGCGCCAAATGGCCAGGCTATGACTATCTGATGCAGGCCGAAGCGGGCTATTGCCAAATGACCGGCGAACCGGGCGGCGATCCCCAGCGGATGGGCCTGTCGATGGTCGATTTCATCACCGGCACGATCTTCTGCATCGGCCTGCTCGGCGCGCTGGTCGATGCGCAGCGCAGCGGCAAGGGGCGGGACGTCGATACCGACCTGCTCAGCGCGGCGGTCCACCAAACGAGCTATCCGGCCCTGTGGTACATGAATCACGGCGACGAGACACAGCGCACCCCACGGTCCGCCCATCCAACTGCCACGCCGAGCCAGATGTTCAAGGCTGCCGACGGCTGGATGTTCGTGATGTGCCAGCTGCCCAAGTTCTGGGACATTCTGCTCGAGCGGCTCGGGCGCGAGGACCTGCGCGCCGACCCGCGCTTCGCCAGCAACGCGCTGCGCCTGCAGAACCGCGCGGTGCTGACCGAGTTGCTCGACGCGCATTTCAGCCAACAACCGATGGCGCATTGGCAGGAGCTGCTTGCCGGTTTCGTGCCGGTTGCTCCGGTCTATGAGCTGGGCGCGGCGCTCGACAATCCGTGGCTCGAGGAAATCGGAATGCGCGACCGCGTCGCCCATCCTGACAATCCGGACCTGCAGGTGCTGGCGAGCCCGCTCAAGTTCGATGGCAAGCGCCCGCCCAATCGTGCTGCGCCGCTGCTGGGGGCCGACAGCGACGCCTTGCTCGAACAGCTTGGCTACGGGCCTGAAGAAATCGACTCGCTGCGCGCCAATGGTGTTATCTGA
- a CDS encoding GntR family transcriptional regulator, with the protein MATKPARKAAKIPRYLQLAGELREAILGGKFANGTQFPTETSLCKQHDVSRFTVREALRRLEAEGLIQRKRGSGTTVQPAAARGGALHQPLSNVGELLQYARGSAVIYAEAGTSTLPEAIAEQIASDTSGVWTKFSGVRRQGFGELPIAATDAYIHERLGVEAGSLDLNASSQTLFSQIEKLTGVSAATVTQDIQALAADAATAKALEIEEGAPVLQILRCYIDNQGSVFEISVSHHPGDRFAYSMHIDVDS; encoded by the coding sequence TTGGCCACCAAGCCTGCCCGCAAAGCAGCCAAAATTCCTCGCTATCTGCAGCTCGCGGGCGAACTTCGCGAGGCGATCCTTGGCGGCAAGTTTGCCAATGGCACGCAGTTTCCGACCGAAACCTCGCTGTGCAAGCAGCATGACGTGAGCCGCTTCACCGTGCGGGAAGCGTTGCGGAGGCTCGAAGCGGAAGGCCTGATCCAGCGCAAGCGGGGGTCCGGCACGACCGTCCAGCCGGCGGCGGCGCGCGGCGGCGCGCTGCACCAGCCGCTCTCGAATGTCGGCGAACTGCTGCAATATGCTCGCGGCAGCGCGGTGATCTATGCCGAGGCCGGAACGAGCACCCTGCCCGAAGCCATTGCCGAACAGATTGCATCGGACACCAGCGGGGTCTGGACCAAGTTCAGCGGCGTTCGCCGGCAGGGCTTCGGCGAGCTCCCGATCGCGGCGACCGATGCCTATATTCACGAACGGCTGGGCGTCGAGGCGGGTTCGCTCGACCTCAATGCCAGTTCGCAGACCCTGTTCAGCCAGATCGAGAAACTCACCGGCGTCAGTGCGGCGACCGTGACGCAGGATATCCAGGCGCTGGCGGCTGATGCCGCGACCGCCAAGGCGCTCGAGATCGAGGAAGGCGCGCCGGTGCTGCAGATCCTGCGCTGCTACATCGACAACCAGGGCAGCGTGTTCGAGATTTCGGTCAGCCACCATCCCGGCGATCGCTTCGCTTATTCGATGCATATCGACGTCGATAGCTGA